A window of Halomonas sp. H10-9-1 contains these coding sequences:
- the ccoG gene encoding cytochrome c oxidase accessory protein CcoG, which translates to MSDKIPTRDVTPQSVQHHTPQEAVTQEMYTRRRHIYVREIKGLFQKIRRSANWALMLAFFLLPWVPWGGRPAIWFNLPGREFHIFSATFYPQEFMLLSWLLIICAFGLFFITVFAGRVWCGYTCPQSVWTFLYIWVEHRLEGSRNRRIKLDKQPMNADKLWRKGAKHAIWLLIALATGITFVGYFTPIRDLVMELPTLEAHGWSYFWVGFFLVFTYLNAGWLREQVCIYMCPYARFQSVMFDRDTLIVSYDSARGEPRGRRKKNLSHQQAQAAGHGDCIDCDLCVQVCPTGIDIRDGLQYECITCAACIDACDSVMDKMGYPRGLIRYTTENALEGKPTHILRPRLMGYLAALLVMIGLFAWSVGDRTPLSFDVERDRNRLFQTTADGGISNSYAITVRNMDGEAHVYRLEASGLPGLTLDIDRIQVPASDSRQRVVTLTAPAAAIEQPSHAITLRLTAEQSPDISLEREARFLGDLRR; encoded by the coding sequence ATGAGCGACAAGATCCCTACTCGCGATGTCACCCCGCAATCCGTGCAGCACCATACGCCCCAGGAAGCCGTCACCCAGGAGATGTATACCCGCCGGCGCCATATCTATGTGCGCGAGATCAAGGGCCTATTCCAGAAGATTCGCCGCAGTGCCAACTGGGCGCTGATGTTGGCCTTCTTTCTGCTGCCCTGGGTGCCCTGGGGCGGTCGCCCCGCCATCTGGTTCAACCTGCCCGGTCGCGAGTTCCATATCTTCTCGGCCACCTTCTACCCGCAGGAGTTCATGCTGCTCTCCTGGCTGCTGATCATCTGCGCCTTCGGGCTGTTCTTCATCACCGTATTTGCCGGTCGCGTCTGGTGCGGCTATACCTGCCCACAGAGCGTCTGGACCTTCCTTTACATCTGGGTCGAGCACCGCCTGGAGGGCTCGCGCAACCGTCGCATCAAGCTCGACAAGCAGCCCATGAACGCCGACAAGCTGTGGCGCAAGGGGGCCAAGCACGCCATCTGGCTGCTCATTGCCCTGGCCACCGGCATCACCTTCGTCGGCTACTTCACCCCCATCCGTGATCTGGTGATGGAGCTACCCACCCTGGAGGCCCATGGCTGGTCCTACTTCTGGGTCGGCTTCTTCCTGGTCTTCACCTACCTCAATGCCGGCTGGCTGCGTGAGCAGGTGTGCATCTACATGTGCCCCTACGCCCGCTTCCAGTCGGTGATGTTCGACCGCGACACCCTGATCGTCTCCTACGACAGCGCGCGAGGCGAGCCCCGCGGTCGTCGCAAGAAGAATCTCTCTCATCAGCAGGCCCAGGCGGCAGGCCACGGTGACTGCATCGATTGTGACCTCTGCGTGCAGGTCTGCCCCACCGGCATCGACATCCGCGACGGCCTGCAGTACGAGTGCATCACCTGTGCGGCCTGCATCGACGCCTGCGACAGCGTGATGGACAAGATGGGCTATCCCCGGGGCTTGATCCGCTACACCACCGAGAACGCCCTGGAGGGCAAGCCGACCCATATCCTGCGCCCGCGCCTGATGGGCTATCTCGCCGCCCTGCTGGTGATGATCGGGCTCTTCGCCTGGTCAGTGGGCGACCGCACACCGCTCTCCTTCGACGTCGAGCGAGACCGCAACCGGCTGTTCCAGACCACCGCCGACGGCGGCATCAGCAACAGCTATGCCATCACCGTGCGCAACATGGATGGAGAGGCCCATGTGTACCGCCTGGAGGCCTCCGGCCTGCCGGGGCTGACACTGGACATCGATCGCATCCAGGTCCCGGCCAGCGACTCCCGCCAACGGGTGGTCACCCTCACCGCCCCGGCCGCGGCCATCGAGCAGCCGAGCCACGCCATCACCCTGCGACTGACCGCCGAACAGTCCCCTGACATCAGCCTGGAGCGCGAGGCACGCTTCCTCGGCGACCTGCGGAGATAA
- the ccoP gene encoding cytochrome-c oxidase, cbb3-type subunit III has product MNNLWGDSLSGFWSAWIIVITLGSIGIAFWLLYANRKTDKTPDAQGNVDTTGHAADGIEEYDNPLPRWWFQLYLGTVIFALGYLVLYPGLGNFAGLLGWSQEGQWEQEVARAEERFTPIFAQYQEVPIPELAQDGEAMQVAERIYLNNCAVCHGSGAQGGYGFPDLTDDDWLYGGEPENILATLNNGRNGLMPSWQQLGEQNIENVTQHVLALSGNEHDAERAESGAATFASVCAACHMPDGTGNQALGAPNLTNNIWLYQQPGQSVADSVRQTLRNGRNGHMPAQAAYIGEERVHLVAAYVYSLRDQD; this is encoded by the coding sequence ATGAATAATCTCTGGGGTGACTCCCTTTCCGGGTTCTGGAGCGCCTGGATCATCGTCATCACGCTGGGCTCCATCGGTATTGCCTTCTGGCTGCTCTATGCCAACCGCAAGACCGACAAGACCCCCGATGCCCAAGGCAATGTCGACACCACCGGCCATGCCGCCGACGGCATCGAGGAGTACGACAATCCGCTGCCGCGCTGGTGGTTCCAGCTCTACCTCGGCACCGTGATCTTCGCGCTGGGTTACCTGGTGCTCTATCCGGGCCTGGGCAACTTTGCCGGCCTGCTGGGCTGGAGCCAGGAGGGGCAGTGGGAGCAGGAAGTGGCGCGAGCCGAGGAGCGCTTTACACCGATCTTCGCCCAGTACCAGGAGGTGCCGATTCCCGAGCTGGCCCAGGATGGGGAGGCGATGCAGGTCGCCGAGCGTATCTACCTCAACAACTGCGCGGTATGTCACGGCTCGGGCGCTCAGGGCGGCTACGGCTTCCCCGACCTGACCGACGACGACTGGCTGTATGGCGGCGAGCCGGAGAATATCCTGGCGACCCTCAACAACGGCCGTAACGGTCTGATGCCCTCCTGGCAGCAGCTGGGCGAGCAGAACATCGAGAACGTTACCCAGCACGTCCTCGCGCTCTCCGGCAACGAGCATGATGCCGAACGCGCCGAGAGTGGTGCGGCGACCTTCGCCTCGGTGTGTGCCGCCTGTCATATGCCCGACGGCACCGGCAACCAGGCACTCGGCGCGCCTAACCTGACCAACAATATCTGGCTCTATCAGCAGCCCGGCCAGAGCGTCGCTGACTCGGTGCGCCAGACCCTGCGTAATGGCCGCAACGGTCATATGCCGGCCCAGGCCGCCTATATCGGCGAGGAGCGCGTGCATCTGGTGGCTGCCTATGTCTACAGCCTGCGCGACCAGGACTGA
- a CDS encoding cbb3-type cytochrome c oxidase subunit 3, which translates to MDSGTVSGIVTGTLIVVFIGITVWAYSKRRKPDFDEAANLPFADDDQQPNRDTSASPDGADSRKNESCKRKGDRNT; encoded by the coding sequence ATGGATAGCGGCACCGTCAGCGGCATCGTCACCGGCACTCTGATCGTGGTCTTCATCGGCATTACGGTGTGGGCCTACTCGAAGCGGCGCAAGCCGGACTTCGACGAAGCGGCCAACCTGCCCTTCGCCGACGATGACCAGCAACCGAACCGTGACACAAGCGCCTCGCCTGACGGGGCCGATTCCCGCAAGAACGAGTCTTGCAAGCGCAAGGGAGACAGGAACACATGA
- the ccoO gene encoding cytochrome-c oxidase, cbb3-type subunit II yields the protein MRHEIVEKNVGLLAVLILVVISFGGLAEVVPLFFQKQTTQPVEGLKPLTALELEGRDIYRREGCVGCHSQMVRPFRAETERYGPYTVAGETVYDHNFLWGSKRTGPDLARVGGRYSDDWHRAHMYNPRDVVPESVMPAYPWLFENTVDGEATPKKMRALRALGVPYTDEQIENATGEVRGEQEITALIAYLQQLGTVLKDQ from the coding sequence ATGAGACACGAGATCGTCGAAAAGAACGTCGGCCTGCTCGCCGTGCTGATTCTGGTGGTAATCAGCTTCGGCGGCCTGGCCGAGGTGGTGCCACTGTTCTTCCAGAAGCAGACCACGCAGCCGGTAGAGGGGCTCAAGCCGCTGACCGCCCTGGAGCTCGAGGGGCGCGATATCTATCGCCGCGAGGGGTGTGTCGGCTGCCACTCGCAGATGGTGCGCCCCTTCCGCGCCGAGACCGAGCGCTATGGGCCCTACACCGTGGCCGGCGAAACGGTCTACGACCACAACTTCCTGTGGGGCTCCAAGCGCACCGGGCCCGACCTCGCCCGCGTGGGCGGCCGCTACAGCGACGACTGGCACCGCGCGCATATGTACAACCCGCGTGATGTGGTGCCCGAGTCGGTGATGCCCGCCTACCCATGGCTGTTCGAGAACACCGTCGACGGCGAGGCTACGCCCAAGAAGATGCGTGCCCTACGCGCCCTTGGCGTGCCCTACACCGACGAACAGATCGAAAACGCCACCGGCGAGGTGCGTGGCGAGCAGGAGATCACCGCTCTGATCGCCTATCTGCAACAGCTGGGCACCGTCCTCAAGGACCAATGA
- the ccoN gene encoding cytochrome-c oxidase, cbb3-type subunit I codes for MSTAFEHPTYNYKVVRQFAIMTVVWGIVGMTLGVILAAQLVWPQLNLDLPWTSFGRLRPLHTNAVIFAFGGSALIATSYYVVQRTCQVRLFSDRLAAFTFWGYQAVILLAVATLPLGYTTTKEYAELEWPINILLAVVWIAYAIVFLMTVKRRKVSHIYVANWFYAAFILTIAVLHIVNNAAIPVTAWYSTSLYAGAIDAMVQWWYGHNAVGFFLTAGFLGMMYYFVPKQAERPVYSYRLSIVHFWALIMVYMWAGPHHLHYTALPNWTQSLGMVLSIILLAPSWGGMINGMMTLSGAWHKLRTDPTLRFLVVALSFYGMSTFEGPMMAVKTVNALSHYTDWTIGHVHAGALGWVAMITIGSMYHLIPRLFGRTEMYSVNLIAVHFWLATIGTVLYIASMWVNGILQGLMWRAINPDGTLMYTFVESVEASGPGYIVRLIGGLCWVTGMLIMAYNVTRTIKRGEEARQPLPQTA; via the coding sequence ATGAGCACAGCATTTGAACACCCGACCTACAACTACAAGGTAGTTCGGCAGTTCGCGATCATGACCGTGGTCTGGGGCATCGTGGGCATGACACTCGGTGTCATCCTCGCCGCCCAGCTGGTCTGGCCGCAACTGAATCTCGATCTACCCTGGACCAGCTTCGGCCGCCTGCGCCCGCTGCATACCAACGCCGTGATCTTCGCCTTCGGCGGCTCGGCACTGATTGCCACCTCCTACTACGTGGTGCAACGCACCTGCCAGGTGCGCCTGTTCTCCGACCGGCTCGCCGCCTTCACCTTCTGGGGCTACCAGGCGGTGATCCTGCTCGCCGTGGCGACCCTGCCGCTGGGCTACACCACCACCAAGGAGTACGCCGAGCTGGAGTGGCCGATCAATATCCTGCTGGCGGTGGTCTGGATCGCCTATGCGATCGTCTTCCTGATGACCGTCAAGCGCCGCAAGGTGTCGCATATCTATGTGGCCAACTGGTTCTATGCTGCGTTCATCCTCACCATCGCCGTGCTGCATATCGTCAACAACGCGGCGATTCCGGTCACCGCCTGGTACTCCACCTCCCTCTACGCCGGCGCTATCGATGCCATGGTGCAGTGGTGGTACGGCCACAACGCGGTGGGCTTCTTCCTGACCGCCGGCTTCCTGGGCATGATGTACTACTTCGTGCCGAAGCAGGCCGAGCGTCCGGTCTACTCCTATCGCCTCTCCATCGTCCACTTCTGGGCGCTGATCATGGTCTACATGTGGGCCGGCCCGCACCATCTGCACTATACCGCTCTGCCCAACTGGACCCAGTCACTGGGCATGGTGCTGTCGATCATCCTGCTGGCACCCTCCTGGGGTGGCATGATCAACGGCATGATGACGCTCTCCGGTGCCTGGCATAAGCTGCGCACCGACCCGACCCTGCGCTTCCTGGTGGTCGCCCTCTCCTTCTACGGCATGTCCACCTTCGAGGGACCGATGATGGCGGTGAAAACCGTCAACGCCCTCTCCCACTACACCGACTGGACCATCGGTCACGTCCACGCCGGCGCCCTGGGCTGGGTGGCGATGATCACCATCGGCTCCATGTACCACCTGATCCCGCGCCTGTTCGGCCGCACCGAGATGTACTCGGTCAACCTGATCGCCGTGCACTTCTGGCTGGCGACCATCGGCACCGTGCTCTACATCGCCTCCATGTGGGTCAACGGCATCCTCCAGGGCCTGATGTGGCGTGCGATCAACCCGGACGGCACCCTGATGTACACCTTCGTCGAGTCCGTCGAAGCCAGCGGACCCGGTTACATCGTGCGTCTGATCGGCGGCTTGTGCTGGGTCACCGGCATGCTGATCATGGCCTATAACGTCACCCGGACCATCAAGCGCGGCGAAGAGGCCCGTCAGCCGCTTCCCCAGACCGCCTGA
- a CDS encoding alpha/beta family hydrolase — protein MSHHSDQHDEPITPAECRARLLRGEHGRWWLPEGPLEVRGEAAVGRLLIAHGAGAGQDSTFLQRLRAGLAEGGVQTLAIEFAYLQQMRREGRRRPPPRVDRLVEEMVAWCDLLSHPRLPPLWLGGKSMGGRVASLLAARDGAPGLVLCGYPFHPPAKPERLRLDHWPRLACPTLVVQGTRDPFGTRDEVASYALPGSVRLHWLEDGDHDWQPRRASGRSQVQLIDEGCAAIVACMAAQASGHAWPSE, from the coding sequence TTGTCGCATCATTCCGATCAGCATGATGAGCCCATTACCCCGGCCGAGTGTCGTGCGCGCCTGCTGAGGGGCGAACATGGCCGCTGGTGGTTGCCCGAAGGGCCCCTCGAAGTCCGCGGCGAGGCGGCGGTTGGTCGACTGCTGATTGCCCATGGCGCGGGGGCGGGCCAGGATTCCACGTTCCTGCAACGGCTGCGTGCCGGCCTGGCCGAAGGCGGCGTCCAGACCCTGGCCATCGAGTTCGCTTATCTCCAGCAGATGCGCCGTGAGGGGCGCCGGCGCCCCCCGCCGCGTGTCGATCGCCTGGTCGAGGAGATGGTGGCCTGGTGCGACCTTCTGTCACACCCTCGGTTGCCTCCCCTGTGGCTGGGCGGCAAGTCCATGGGCGGGCGAGTGGCCAGTCTTCTCGCCGCCCGCGACGGCGCCCCGGGCCTGGTTCTGTGCGGCTACCCCTTCCATCCGCCCGCCAAGCCCGAACGGCTGCGGCTCGATCACTGGCCGCGGCTCGCCTGCCCCACGCTGGTGGTCCAGGGCACTCGCGACCCCTTCGGCACCCGTGATGAGGTGGCGAGTTACGCGTTGCCCGGGAGTGTGCGGCTGCACTGGCTGGAGGATGGCGATCATGATTGGCAGCCGCGTCGTGCCAGCGGCAGGAGTCAGGTACAGCTGATCGATGAGGGGTGCGCCGCCATTGTTGCTTGCATGGCCGCCCAGGCCAGCGGCCATGCGTGGCCAAGTGAGTGA
- a CDS encoding NADPH-dependent 2,4-dienoyl-CoA reductase, giving the protein MTAYPHLFRPLVLGHLTLPNRVLMGSMHTNLEEVPGGFERLAAFYTERAREGVGLIVTGGIAPNPEGAVFQGAATLEREAQLGDHRRLVEAVHGEGGRICMQILHAGRYAYTPELVAPSAIQAPINPFSPRALAAAEVERQIEDYVRCAALARRAGYDGVEVMGSEGYLINQFICRRTNHRDDEWGGVFENRIRFPLEIVRRIRETVGDDFLVIFRLSMIDLVEEGSSHDEVVALARALEAAGADALNTGIGWHEARVPTIVTSVPRAAFTEVTRRLKGEVSLPLIATNRINMPEVAERVLAEGHADMVSMARPFLADPAWVSKAAAGRSDEINTCIACNQACLDHTFAGKLTSCLVNPRAGHETELVIEPAQAPRRIAVVGGGPAGLAAALTAARRGHLVTLFEREEALGGQFRYALQIPGKEEFAETLRYFRVMLDKHGVEVRLNHAADVATLAGFDGVVLASGVRPRRLALPGSDHPKVLGYPEAIQYPERVGPRVAIIGAGGIGFDVAERLTQVGQPSLDAEAWCAEWGVDLAVASSGGLKAPRHPRAARRVYLLQRKSSKPGKGLGKTTGWVHRASLRQRGVEALAGCEYLHIDDAGLHVRHAGQPRLLEVDTVVVCAGQESVRELHAPLCEAGVAVHLVGGALEPGELDAKRAIDQGTRVAAML; this is encoded by the coding sequence ATGACCGCCTACCCGCACCTGTTTCGCCCCCTAGTGCTTGGCCACCTGACCCTGCCCAACCGGGTGCTGATGGGCTCCATGCACACCAACCTGGAGGAGGTGCCGGGTGGCTTCGAACGCCTGGCGGCCTTCTACACCGAGCGCGCCCGGGAGGGGGTCGGGCTGATCGTCACCGGGGGCATCGCCCCCAACCCTGAGGGGGCGGTGTTCCAGGGGGCGGCGACCCTGGAGCGTGAGGCACAGCTGGGCGATCACCGTCGGCTGGTAGAGGCGGTGCATGGCGAGGGCGGCAGGATCTGCATGCAGATCCTGCATGCCGGGCGCTACGCCTACACGCCGGAGCTGGTGGCACCCTCGGCGATCCAGGCGCCCATCAATCCCTTCTCCCCCCGGGCGCTCGCCGCCGCTGAGGTGGAGCGCCAGATCGAGGACTATGTGCGCTGTGCCGCGCTTGCCAGGCGGGCCGGCTACGATGGCGTGGAGGTGATGGGGTCGGAAGGCTACTTGATCAATCAGTTCATCTGCCGACGCACCAATCATCGCGACGATGAGTGGGGAGGCGTTTTCGAGAACCGGATCCGTTTCCCGTTGGAGATCGTGCGACGCATCCGCGAGACGGTTGGCGACGACTTCCTGGTGATCTTCCGCCTCTCCATGATCGACCTGGTGGAGGAGGGTAGTTCCCATGATGAGGTGGTGGCCCTGGCCAGGGCGCTCGAGGCGGCCGGCGCCGACGCGCTCAACACCGGCATCGGCTGGCATGAGGCCCGGGTGCCCACCATCGTCACCAGCGTGCCCCGGGCGGCCTTCACCGAGGTGACCCGGCGGCTTAAGGGGGAGGTCTCCCTGCCGCTGATCGCCACCAATCGCATCAATATGCCCGAGGTCGCCGAACGGGTGCTGGCCGAGGGGCATGCCGACATGGTCAGCATGGCGCGGCCCTTCCTCGCCGACCCGGCCTGGGTCAGCAAGGCCGCGGCGGGGCGCAGCGACGAGATCAACACCTGCATTGCCTGTAACCAGGCCTGCCTCGACCATACCTTCGCCGGCAAGCTCACTTCCTGCCTGGTCAACCCGCGCGCCGGTCACGAGACCGAGCTGGTCATCGAGCCGGCGCAAGCGCCGCGCCGCATCGCCGTGGTGGGCGGCGGGCCGGCGGGCCTGGCCGCGGCGCTGACCGCGGCCAGGCGCGGCCACCTGGTGACCCTCTTCGAGAGGGAGGAGGCGCTCGGCGGCCAGTTCCGCTATGCCCTCCAGATCCCTGGAAAGGAGGAGTTCGCCGAGACCCTGCGCTACTTCCGGGTAATGCTCGACAAGCACGGCGTCGAGGTGCGGCTCAACCATGCCGCGGATGTGGCGACGCTGGCCGGCTTCGATGGCGTGGTGTTGGCCAGCGGGGTGCGCCCGCGCCGGCTCGCGCTTCCCGGCAGCGATCACCCCAAGGTGTTGGGCTACCCCGAGGCTATCCAGTATCCCGAGCGGGTGGGGCCCCGGGTGGCGATCATCGGCGCGGGGGGCATCGGCTTCGATGTCGCCGAGCGGCTGACCCAGGTCGGCCAGCCGTCGCTGGACGCCGAGGCCTGGTGCGCGGAGTGGGGCGTAGACCTCGCCGTCGCCTCTTCGGGTGGGCTCAAGGCGCCGCGTCATCCCCGGGCGGCGCGTCGGGTCTACCTGCTGCAGCGCAAGTCCAGCAAGCCCGGGAAGGGGCTCGGCAAGACCACCGGCTGGGTGCATCGGGCATCGCTCCGGCAGCGTGGCGTGGAGGCGCTGGCCGGCTGCGAGTACCTGCATATCGATGATGCCGGACTGCATGTCCGGCATGCTGGCCAGCCGCGCCTGCTGGAGGTCGATACGGTGGTGGTCTGTGCTGGCCAGGAGTCGGTGCGCGAGCTCCACGCACCGCTGTGCGAGGCCGGCGTGGCCGTGCACCTGGTCGGGGGTGCCCTGGAGCCCGGCGAGCTCGACGCCAAGCGTGCCATCGACCAGGGTACCCGGGTGGCCGCCATGCTCTGA